One Microbacterium sp. No. 7 genomic window carries:
- a CDS encoding WhiB family transcriptional regulator: MTGYRSAVPDDWFVDPVNLGVPGVRRPAVDQEDDTALAWQADALCAQTDPEAFFPEKGGSTRDAKRICTSCEVKAECLEYALQNDERFGIWGGLSERERRKLKRRAG, translated from the coding sequence TCGCTCAGCCGTACCGGACGACTGGTTCGTCGATCCGGTCAATCTCGGCGTTCCCGGCGTACGCCGGCCCGCCGTCGACCAGGAGGACGACACCGCGCTCGCGTGGCAGGCCGACGCCCTCTGCGCACAGACCGACCCCGAGGCGTTCTTCCCCGAGAAGGGCGGCTCCACCCGCGACGCCAAGCGCATCTGCACGTCGTGCGAGGTCAAGGCCGAGTGCCTGGAGTACGCGCTGCAGAACGACGAGCGCTTCGGCATCTGGGGCGGCCTCTCCGAGCGGGAGCGGCGCAAGCTCAAGCGTCGCGCGGGCTGA
- a CDS encoding glycosyltransferase, with protein MPARVHALVVVRPDGRVPADLHLGRTLAALAAQTRPVDRLTVVVCGGDAEVREIAATADEVVEAPRRTGFARALASVTVEGDAVWLLAQDTAPAPDALERLVTGLDATPAIAVAAPKLVRWEDDRRIVSLGQTMTRGGRTVVRGTDEHDQGQWDGDIDVLGADPRGMLVRADDWRALGGIDPALGGADEGLDLGVRARLAGRRVVLAPDAVVAVAGDGVAGLPHERAEGRAFARAVAMRTARLHRRLVYAPLWAVPLHWLSLLLLAVVRTAGHLLAKQPSRIVPEWVASVTVLLGVAPVARARRRIARTRAAGWGRLAPLRATGRELRRRLDDGGAPEMRVDLHFFGGGGAWVVLVLLVVSIAGFLSLPTWSVLGGGALAPLRETVAGLWSDATFGPRPLGWATSGPADPFSGLVALLGSLWPAAPSRVLVVLWLLAIPLAGLGGWFAATRVTDRAALRALGAVVWAFAPMLLTALVEGRPTGVLVHLLLPWLLYAGAVAHRSWSGAGMASVLLVGVVAASPSLGPALGVLWLGALVLTIALRRGALARVVWLVVPTLVVFAPLVWRRLRAGEPWALLADPGVPVAGDHALGLTRRVLLAAGFPTSDAAGWARVLDGALVPWVALIVAPLLLLAAAAPLARRTLPAAVLLVTAGLGLATALAVVGVAPATTGTAPAVLWTGAALSVMWAGLCGAALVALDTFALARVARLGAAVLVGAVLAVAALPALTAGARGELIVTNGPPSTLPAYVAVEGRADASQATLVLTPRASGVIADVVWGGSATLGGQTTLRSASSQPSAGDEEVARLVTELVATSTGGTVAELAAHGIAFVVLSPVAGDAAAQELAVAAATMMDQRDDLEGVGDTGKGLLWRVVPEVGERRAAPDERGTAAQIATFQLGALAVALLLAAPTPSSRAFARRKPRVVGGESA; from the coding sequence ATGCCCGCTCGAGTACACGCCCTCGTGGTCGTCCGTCCCGACGGCCGCGTGCCGGCCGATCTGCACCTGGGCCGCACGCTCGCGGCCCTCGCCGCGCAGACCAGACCCGTCGATCGCCTCACGGTCGTCGTGTGCGGCGGCGACGCCGAGGTGCGCGAGATCGCCGCGACCGCCGACGAGGTCGTCGAGGCGCCGCGGCGCACGGGCTTCGCCCGCGCCCTGGCATCCGTGACCGTCGAGGGCGACGCCGTGTGGCTGCTCGCGCAGGACACCGCGCCCGCGCCCGATGCCCTGGAACGGCTCGTGACGGGACTCGACGCGACGCCCGCGATCGCCGTCGCGGCCCCCAAGCTGGTGCGCTGGGAGGACGACCGGCGCATCGTGTCGCTCGGCCAGACGATGACCCGCGGCGGCCGCACGGTCGTGCGCGGCACCGACGAGCACGACCAGGGGCAGTGGGACGGCGACATCGACGTGCTCGGCGCCGACCCGCGCGGCATGCTCGTGCGCGCCGACGACTGGCGGGCGCTCGGCGGGATCGACCCCGCGCTCGGGGGCGCCGACGAGGGGCTCGACCTGGGCGTGCGGGCCCGGCTGGCCGGCCGTCGCGTCGTGCTCGCCCCCGACGCCGTCGTCGCCGTCGCGGGTGACGGCGTGGCGGGCCTGCCGCACGAGCGCGCCGAGGGGCGCGCGTTCGCCCGTGCCGTCGCGATGCGCACGGCGCGGCTGCACCGGCGGCTCGTGTACGCGCCGCTCTGGGCGGTGCCGCTGCACTGGCTCTCGCTGCTCCTCCTCGCGGTCGTGCGGACGGCGGGTCATCTGCTCGCCAAGCAGCCGTCGCGCATCGTGCCCGAATGGGTCGCGTCGGTGACCGTCCTCCTCGGGGTCGCGCCCGTGGCGCGCGCCCGCCGCCGCATCGCGCGCACGCGCGCCGCCGGCTGGGGGCGGCTCGCACCGCTGCGCGCGACGGGGCGGGAGCTCCGGCGCCGGCTCGACGACGGCGGAGCGCCCGAGATGCGCGTCGACCTGCACTTCTTCGGCGGTGGTGGCGCGTGGGTCGTGCTCGTGCTGCTCGTCGTGTCCATCGCCGGGTTCCTGTCGCTGCCGACGTGGTCCGTGCTCGGCGGCGGCGCGCTCGCCCCCCTGCGCGAGACCGTCGCGGGCCTGTGGTCGGACGCGACGTTCGGCCCCCGCCCGCTCGGCTGGGCGACGTCGGGACCCGCCGACCCGTTCTCGGGTCTCGTCGCGCTGCTCGGCTCGCTGTGGCCCGCCGCGCCGTCGCGCGTCCTCGTCGTGCTGTGGCTCCTCGCGATCCCGCTCGCGGGCCTCGGCGGGTGGTTCGCGGCGACGCGGGTGACCGATCGCGCCGCGCTGCGCGCCCTGGGCGCGGTGGTGTGGGCGTTCGCGCCCATGCTCCTGACCGCGCTCGTCGAGGGGCGCCCGACGGGCGTTCTCGTGCATCTGCTGCTGCCCTGGCTGCTCTACGCGGGCGCCGTCGCGCACCGGTCGTGGTCGGGCGCGGGCATGGCGTCGGTGCTGCTCGTCGGCGTCGTCGCCGCGTCGCCGTCGCTCGGGCCCGCTCTCGGCGTGCTGTGGCTCGGCGCCCTCGTGCTGACCATCGCGCTGCGCCGTGGCGCGCTCGCGCGCGTCGTCTGGCTCGTGGTGCCGACCCTTGTCGTCTTCGCGCCGCTCGTGTGGCGCCGCCTGCGGGCGGGCGAGCCGTGGGCCCTGCTCGCCGACCCGGGCGTGCCGGTCGCCGGTGACCACGCCCTCGGCCTCACCCGGCGCGTGCTGCTCGCGGCCGGCTTCCCGACGAGCGATGCGGCGGGCTGGGCCCGGGTGCTCGACGGCGCGCTCGTGCCGTGGGTCGCGCTGATCGTCGCGCCCCTCCTGCTGCTCGCCGCCGCGGCCCCGCTGGCGCGCCGCACGCTGCCCGCCGCCGTGCTGCTCGTGACGGCGGGGCTCGGCCTCGCCACGGCGCTCGCCGTCGTCGGCGTCGCCCCCGCGACGACCGGCACGGCACCGGCCGTGCTGTGGACCGGGGCGGCGCTGAGCGTCATGTGGGCCGGCCTGTGCGGTGCGGCGCTCGTCGCGCTCGACACGTTCGCGCTCGCCCGGGTCGCCCGCCTCGGGGCCGCCGTGCTGGTCGGCGCCGTGCTCGCCGTCGCTGCCCTCCCCGCCCTCACGGCGGGCGCCCGCGGCGAGCTGATCGTCACGAACGGGCCGCCCTCGACGCTGCCGGCCTACGTCGCCGTCGAGGGACGCGCGGATGCCAGCCAGGCGACCCTCGTGCTCACCCCGCGCGCCTCGGGCGTCATCGCCGACGTCGTGTGGGGCGGGAGCGCGACGCTGGGCGGGCAGACGACGCTGCGCTCGGCGTCGTCGCAGCCGTCGGCGGGCGACGAGGAGGTCGCGCGGCTGGTGACCGAGCTGGTCGCGACCTCGACGGGCGGCACCGTCGCCGAGCTCGCCGCCCACGGCATCGCGTTCGTCGTGCTCTCGCCGGTCGCGGGCGATGCCGCGGCGCAGGAGCTCGCCGTCGCGGCGGCGACCATGATGGACCAGCGCGACGACCTGGAGGGTGTCGGCGACACCGGGAAGGGGCTGCTCTGGCGCGTGGTCCCCGAGGTCGGCGAGCGTCGTGCGGCGCCGGACGAGCGGGGGACGGCGGCGCAGATCGCGACGTTCCAGCTCGGGGCGCTCGCCGTGGCGCTGCTGCTCGCGGCGCCCACGCCGTCGAGCCGCGCCTTCGCCCGGCGCAAGCCGCGCGTCGTCGGAGGGGAGTCGGCATGA
- a CDS encoding DUF5719 family protein has protein sequence MMRSGARVAIGAVVTAGVLAGGTLAVLLPSYAHTTAPVVVRAAPAADQTLLACTGPLLAAGRDPADAAALAVAAPQQVALGADDPSAALRQEVVAAPEVPGAEPLVLIADPRGETRTEVAAAGSSEVVADDLRGFAAAACARPSMQSWLVGGTTEVGAADLVLLSNPGAVAARADISVFGAEGETQPAAGAGIVVPPRTQRVVSLASLALGQSQPVLRVTATAAPLRVALQTSLTRTLVPGGVDVVGAAAAPAPIQIIPAVTVTEASGDAEPTTVRLLAPSDDTAATVSVSRVDAPGAPPVDTTQLDLVAGVPSVVALPDLAPGAYTVRVEAGAPVLAAVWRSTGTAPGGDIAWYSAAEPLSGVTFVAVADGPSPVLTLVGDDASDRSVVLTGTNGEQVVAVPAGTAVPVAVSPGEIVRLEADGLGIRASITYSAPGGLAGYPVAPSEQAAAEIAVTVR, from the coding sequence ATGATGCGATCGGGAGCCCGCGTCGCGATCGGCGCCGTCGTCACGGCCGGCGTGCTGGCGGGAGGCACGCTCGCCGTGCTGCTGCCGTCGTACGCGCACACGACCGCGCCCGTCGTCGTGCGGGCCGCGCCGGCGGCCGACCAGACCCTGCTCGCCTGCACGGGCCCGCTGCTGGCGGCCGGCCGCGACCCCGCCGATGCCGCCGCCCTCGCCGTCGCCGCGCCGCAGCAGGTGGCGCTGGGCGCCGACGATCCGTCGGCCGCGCTGCGGCAGGAGGTCGTCGCCGCCCCGGAGGTCCCGGGCGCCGAGCCGCTCGTGCTGATCGCCGACCCCCGCGGCGAGACGCGCACGGAGGTCGCGGCGGCGGGCTCGTCGGAGGTCGTCGCCGACGACCTGCGCGGATTCGCCGCCGCCGCCTGCGCGCGCCCGTCGATGCAGTCCTGGCTCGTGGGCGGCACGACCGAGGTGGGGGCGGCCGACCTCGTGCTGCTGAGCAACCCGGGTGCGGTCGCCGCGCGCGCCGACATCAGCGTCTTCGGCGCCGAGGGCGAGACGCAGCCCGCGGCGGGCGCGGGGATCGTCGTCCCGCCGCGCACGCAGCGGGTGGTCTCGCTCGCCTCGCTCGCGCTCGGACAGAGCCAGCCGGTGCTGCGGGTCACGGCCACGGCGGCGCCGCTGCGCGTGGCCCTGCAGACGAGCCTGACCCGCACGCTCGTGCCCGGCGGCGTCGACGTCGTCGGGGCCGCCGCGGCGCCCGCTCCGATCCAGATCATCCCGGCCGTCACGGTCACCGAGGCCTCGGGCGACGCTGAGCCGACGACGGTGCGGCTGCTCGCGCCGTCGGACGACACCGCGGCGACCGTCTCGGTCTCCCGGGTCGACGCGCCCGGCGCGCCGCCCGTCGACACGACGCAGCTCGACCTGGTGGCCGGCGTGCCGTCGGTCGTGGCGCTGCCCGACCTGGCCCCCGGCGCCTACACGGTGCGCGTGGAGGCGGGGGCGCCCGTGCTCGCCGCCGTCTGGCGGTCGACCGGCACCGCCCCCGGCGGCGACATCGCCTGGTACTCGGCCGCCGAGCCCCTCTCCGGCGTCACCTTCGTCGCGGTCGCCGACGGACCCTCGCCGGTCCTCACGCTCGTGGGCGACGACGCGTCCGACCGCTCGGTCGTGCTGACGGGGACGAACGGCGAGCAGGTCGTCGCGGTGCCCGCGGGCACCGCGGTGCCGGTCGCGGTCTCACCGGGCGAGATCGTGCGGCTGGAGGCCGACGGCCTCGGCATCCGCGCGTCGATCACGTACTCCGCGCCCGGCGGCCTCGCCGGCTATCCCGTCGCGCCGAGCGAGCAGGCCGCCGCAGAAATCGCCGTGACGGTGCGCTGA
- a CDS encoding metallopeptidase family protein, whose translation MIWRRPRTQPVRRPSRHGRHGREGRSPVVRPPLPPLETRAERFDIAVGSTAEFLRSAWPELRDVRFEVSGLPVGADDDGIPRWTVFADERRIVLHRIPIERLSRLHRSDDLHRRMMIESCVFRAAAEYLDRDPWDLGHDRFR comes from the coding sequence ATGATCTGGCGACGTCCGCGCACGCAGCCCGTCCGTCGCCCCTCCCGGCACGGACGCCACGGGCGCGAGGGACGCAGCCCCGTCGTGCGGCCGCCGCTGCCGCCCCTCGAGACGCGGGCCGAGCGCTTCGACATCGCGGTCGGCAGCACCGCGGAGTTCCTGCGCAGCGCCTGGCCCGAGCTGCGCGACGTGCGCTTCGAGGTGTCGGGCCTGCCCGTGGGCGCCGACGACGACGGCATCCCGCGCTGGACCGTCTTCGCCGACGAGCGGCGCATCGTCCTGCACCGCATCCCGATCGAACGGCTCAGCCGCCTGCACCGCAGCGACGACCTGCACCGCCGCATGATGATCGAGAGCTGCGTGTTCCGCGCGGCCGCGGAATACCTCGACCGCGACCCCTGGGACCTCGGCCACGACCGCTTCCGGTAG
- a CDS encoding DUF3499 family protein, translated as MRERLCSKVGCAREAVSTLTYDYGDQMAVVGPLGAASDPHAHDLCAIHTDRLSVPKGWLVLRHETLRL; from the coding sequence ATGCGTGAGAGACTGTGCTCGAAAGTGGGCTGCGCCCGAGAGGCCGTGTCGACCCTGACCTACGACTACGGCGATCAGATGGCCGTCGTCGGTCCGCTCGGCGCTGCGAGCGACCCGCACGCGCACGACCTGTGCGCGATCCACACCGACCGGCTGTCGGTGCCCAAGGGCTGGCTCGTGCTGCGTCACGAGACGCTGCGGCTGTAG
- the ahcY gene encoding adenosylhomocysteinase: MPSTATAIDHVVADLSLAEAGRHQIRLAENEMPGLMALREEFGAAQPLAGARIAGSLHMTVQTAVLIETLTALGAEVRWASCNIFSTQDEAAAAVVVGPTGTVEQPAGVPVFAFKGETLEEYWQLADRIFEWPGFDGPNLILDDGGDATLLVHKGVEFERAGAVPDAADGDSAEHRIVLDTLRRSLARDPQRFTRMAAGLVGVTEETTTGVHRLYELHAAGQLLFPAINVNDSVTKSKFDNKYGIRHSLPDGINRATDVLMGGKVAFVVGYGDVGKGAAEALRGQGARVIVGEIDPICALQAAMDGFQVARLDDVVGEVDIVITGTGNKQVVTLDHMLGLKHLAIVGNVGHFDNEIAMAELEALPGVERVEIKPQVHEWRLPNGRSILVLSEGRLMNLGNATGHPSFVMSASFTNQVLAQLELWQRTAEYPLGVYTLPKVLDEKVARLHLSALGVQLTELTPEQAAYIGVPVEGPYKLDHYRY, from the coding sequence ATGCCGTCAACCGCCACCGCCATCGACCACGTCGTCGCCGATCTCTCGCTCGCCGAGGCCGGTCGTCACCAGATCCGGCTCGCCGAGAACGAGATGCCGGGCCTCATGGCCCTGCGCGAGGAGTTCGGGGCGGCGCAGCCGCTCGCCGGCGCACGCATCGCGGGCTCGCTGCACATGACGGTGCAGACGGCCGTGCTCATCGAGACGCTCACGGCGCTCGGCGCCGAGGTGCGCTGGGCGAGCTGCAACATCTTCTCCACGCAGGACGAGGCCGCCGCGGCGGTCGTCGTGGGCCCCACCGGAACCGTCGAGCAGCCCGCGGGCGTGCCGGTGTTCGCCTTCAAGGGCGAGACCCTCGAGGAGTACTGGCAGCTCGCCGACCGCATCTTCGAGTGGCCGGGCTTCGACGGCCCGAACCTCATCCTCGATGACGGCGGCGACGCGACCCTCCTCGTGCACAAGGGCGTCGAGTTCGAGCGTGCGGGCGCCGTTCCGGATGCCGCCGACGGCGACTCCGCGGAACACCGCATCGTGCTCGACACGCTGCGCCGCAGCCTCGCGCGCGACCCGCAGCGCTTCACCCGCATGGCGGCGGGCCTCGTCGGCGTCACGGAGGAGACCACGACGGGCGTGCACCGTCTCTACGAGCTGCACGCCGCGGGGCAGCTGCTGTTCCCCGCGATCAACGTGAACGACTCGGTGACCAAATCGAAGTTCGACAACAAGTACGGCATCCGTCACTCGCTGCCCGACGGCATCAACCGCGCCACCGACGTGCTGATGGGCGGCAAGGTCGCCTTCGTCGTCGGCTACGGCGACGTGGGCAAGGGCGCCGCCGAGGCCCTGCGCGGCCAGGGCGCGCGCGTCATCGTCGGCGAGATCGACCCGATCTGCGCGCTGCAGGCGGCGATGGACGGCTTCCAGGTGGCGCGCCTCGACGATGTCGTGGGCGAGGTCGACATCGTCATCACCGGCACGGGCAACAAGCAGGTCGTCACGCTCGACCACATGCTCGGCCTCAAGCACCTGGCGATCGTGGGCAACGTCGGCCACTTCGACAACGAGATCGCGATGGCCGAGCTCGAGGCCCTTCCCGGCGTCGAGCGCGTGGAGATCAAGCCGCAGGTGCACGAGTGGCGTCTGCCGAACGGCCGCTCGATCCTCGTGCTCAGCGAGGGGCGTCTCATGAACCTCGGCAACGCGACGGGGCATCCGTCGTTCGTGATGAGCGCCTCGTTCACCAATCAGGTGCTCGCGCAGCTGGAGCTGTGGCAGCGCACGGCCGAGTACCCCCTGGGCGTGTACACGCTGCCGAAGGTCCTCGACGAGAAGGTCGCGCGCCTGCACCTGTCGGCCCTGGGCGTGCAGCTCACCGAGCTGACGCCCGAGCAGGCCGCCTACATCGGCGTTCCCGTCGAGGGGCCGTACAAGCTCGACCACTACCGGTACTGA
- a CDS encoding GNAT family N-acetyltransferase has protein sequence MSGIRPFRAGDEPAIAEICVRTADDGGDATGLLDDDALWPAMFALPYAARHPDLAFVAEVDGRVVGYVVGTDDTRRFEEWFAAEWWPAAGTRWPRDGAGRQAELLAYADARGGAGPYADDHPAHLHIDLLPEAQGRGLGRRLIATFVDALRRRGVPGVHLVASAGNAAAALFYPRVGFAPLPAPDGDRAFGLRLHQRVP, from the coding sequence ATGAGCGGCATCCGTCCCTTCCGTGCCGGCGACGAGCCGGCGATCGCGGAGATCTGCGTGCGCACCGCCGACGACGGCGGGGATGCCACGGGCCTTCTCGACGATGATGCGCTGTGGCCGGCGATGTTCGCGCTGCCGTACGCGGCCCGGCATCCCGACCTCGCGTTCGTCGCGGAGGTCGACGGGCGCGTCGTGGGATACGTCGTCGGCACCGACGACACGCGCCGGTTCGAGGAATGGTTCGCCGCCGAGTGGTGGCCGGCCGCCGGGACGCGGTGGCCGAGGGACGGCGCGGGGCGACAGGCGGAGCTGCTCGCCTACGCCGACGCGCGCGGGGGAGCGGGCCCGTACGCCGACGATCACCCCGCCCACCTGCACATCGACCTGCTGCCCGAGGCGCAGGGTCGCGGGCTCGGACGCCGGCTCATCGCGACGTTCGTCGATGCGCTGCGGCGTCGTGGCGTGCCGGGCGTGCACCTCGTCGCGTCAGCCGGCAACGCCGCCGCCGCACTGTTCTACCCCCGCGTCGGCTTCGCGCCGCTCCCGGCGCCCGACGGCGACCGCGCCTTCGGCCTGCGGCTGCACCAGAGAGTCCCTTGA
- a CDS encoding peptidase inhibitor family I36 protein has translation MSKNTIVRRLSAGVGALVASAVLVTGTAAPAFAGYYDCRPEKICLFEHINYGGGLVDGTQAPNLSWLRFNDKASSTGNRSGTSRHAYQHADYKGYALKIWRESQTPDLRKLSMSSNENWNDKISSFR, from the coding sequence ATGAGCAAGAACACCATCGTCCGTCGCCTGTCCGCCGGGGTCGGCGCCCTCGTCGCGAGCGCCGTGCTGGTCACCGGAACGGCGGCTCCCGCCTTCGCGGGCTACTACGACTGCCGCCCTGAGAAGATCTGTCTGTTCGAGCACATCAACTACGGCGGAGGTCTGGTCGACGGCACACAAGCGCCGAACCTGTCTTGGCTGAGGTTCAACGACAAGGCCTCCAGCACAGGAAACAGATCAGGAACATCGAGGCATGCTTACCAGCATGCCGACTACAAGGGCTACGCCTTGAAGATCTGGCGCGAGTCTCAGACTCCCGATCTCCGCAAACTATCCATGTCCAGCAACGAAAACTGGAACGACAAGATCTCCTCGTTCAGGTAA
- the cydC gene encoding thiol reductant ABC exporter subunit CydC, with protein sequence MTAPSGVPARRAPAGPVLAAQVLAAQVLRAAMPSARRFWPGAASGFLSEASAVALLACSAWLIVRASEQPHVMYITAAVVGVRAFALSRAVFRYTERLASHDAALRQLAATRTDLVRRLIPYAPDGLARTSRGSALGSLVDDVDELQNLPLRVALPLASSTAVALGAVVLVAFVWWPAALGLLACLVAAAVVATVWGWAAGARAERSIAPLRGRLADAVLDHLSSLDVLLACGAEGSSRARIRAADAQLRRAVVRRASAQAATTAIVSLLAGAASVLAILAGAPAVASGALTGPWLAVAVLVPMATFEVFAAVPLAASAWRQVRAAAERVATATPSDPAGLVEETPGTGVGPALGDGVRLRGITARWPGAAEPSLTGVDLDVRPGERVLVVGSSGAGKTTLAHVLVRFLAADGTYTIGGVDVDTLSPDDVRRTVGLVEQSPMLFDEDIRQNLLFARDTAGDDELEAVLVRVGLGDWLRERGGLDARVGERGALVSGGQAQRIALARALLHGFDVLVLDEPTAGVDPAASDALLRDMLAAVSGDQALVVISHVAVPLVDRTVRLAGGRVV encoded by the coding sequence ATGACGGCACCCTCCGGCGTCCCGGCCCGCCGCGCGCCCGCCGGTCCTGTGCTCGCCGCTCAGGTGCTCGCTGCTCAGGTGCTCCGCGCGGCGATGCCGTCGGCCCGCCGGTTCTGGCCCGGCGCCGCGTCGGGCTTCCTGTCCGAGGCCTCGGCGGTGGCCCTCCTCGCGTGCAGCGCCTGGCTCATCGTGCGCGCGAGCGAGCAGCCGCACGTCATGTACATCACGGCGGCCGTCGTGGGCGTGCGCGCGTTCGCGCTGTCGCGCGCCGTGTTCCGCTACACCGAGCGGCTCGCGAGCCACGACGCGGCGCTGCGGCAGCTCGCCGCGACGCGCACCGACCTGGTGCGGCGGCTCATCCCCTACGCCCCCGACGGGCTCGCCCGCACGTCGCGCGGGTCGGCGCTCGGCAGCCTCGTCGACGACGTGGACGAGCTGCAGAACCTGCCCCTGCGCGTCGCGCTCCCCCTCGCGTCGTCGACCGCCGTCGCGCTCGGCGCCGTCGTGCTCGTGGCGTTCGTGTGGTGGCCCGCCGCGCTCGGCCTGCTGGCGTGCCTCGTCGCGGCGGCCGTCGTCGCGACCGTGTGGGGCTGGGCGGCGGGCGCGCGCGCCGAACGGTCGATCGCGCCGCTCCGCGGGCGACTCGCGGATGCCGTGCTCGACCACCTCTCCAGCCTCGACGTGCTGCTCGCGTGCGGTGCCGAGGGATCCAGCCGTGCGCGCATCCGCGCGGCCGACGCGCAGCTGCGGCGGGCCGTCGTGCGGCGCGCGAGCGCGCAGGCGGCGACGACCGCGATCGTCTCCCTGCTCGCCGGCGCCGCATCGGTGCTCGCGATCCTCGCGGGGGCGCCGGCCGTCGCGTCCGGCGCCCTGACGGGCCCCTGGCTCGCCGTCGCCGTGCTCGTGCCGATGGCGACGTTCGAGGTGTTCGCCGCCGTCCCGCTCGCGGCGAGCGCGTGGCGCCAGGTGCGGGCCGCCGCGGAACGCGTCGCGACGGCGACCCCCTCCGACCCGGCCGGACTCGTCGAGGAGACGCCGGGGACCGGTGTCGGCCCCGCGCTCGGCGACGGCGTGCGCCTGCGCGGGATCACGGCGCGCTGGCCGGGCGCCGCCGAGCCGTCGCTCACGGGCGTCGACCTCGACGTGCGGCCCGGCGAGCGCGTGCTCGTGGTGGGTTCCAGCGGCGCCGGCAAGACGACGCTCGCGCACGTGCTGGTGCGCTTCCTCGCGGCCGACGGCACGTACACGATCGGCGGCGTCGACGTCGACACGCTCTCCCCCGACGACGTGCGGCGCACGGTGGGGCTCGTCGAGCAGTCACCCATGCTGTTCGACGAGGACATCCGGCAGAACCTGCTCTTCGCCCGCGACACGGCCGGCGACGACGAGCTGGAGGCCGTGCTGGTGCGCGTGGGGCTCGGCGACTGGCTGCGCGAGCGCGGCGGCCTCGATGCCCGGGTCGGCGAGCGCGGCGCGCTCGTGTCGGGCGGCCAGGCGCAGCGCATCGCCCTCGCACGCGCCCTGCTGCACGGGTTCGACGTGCTCGTGCTCGACGAGCCGACCGCGGGCGTCGACCCCGCGGCATCCGACGCGCTGCTGCGCGACATGCTCGCCGCGGTCTCAGGTGACCAGGCGCTCGTCGTCATCTCGCACGTCGCCGTCCCGCTCGTCGACCGCACCGTGCGCCTCGCCGGCGGCCGCGTCGTGTGA